A window of Hymenobacter aerilatus contains these coding sequences:
- a CDS encoding TIGR02117 family protein, with amino-acid sequence MATTLQKIGKGITYTSAGIVGAVALYLGTSFVLSRIPVGSRTPPSQDTITAYILSNGVHTDIVLPVRTPQIDWSEIIPYTDTPASDTTMNYVGFGWGDKGFYLDTPTWADLKVSTAFEAMFWLSSSAMHTTFYHRPSEGPDCVRINLSPADYARLIQFIKTSFRYDAQGRVQHIAGHSYGRYDAFYEAKRVYNLFYTCNTWANDGLKVANQKAALWTPFDSGIFYQYR; translated from the coding sequence ATGGCGACAACGCTTCAAAAAATCGGAAAGGGAATTACATACACAAGCGCCGGTATCGTAGGGGCAGTAGCGTTGTACCTGGGTACATCCTTTGTATTGTCGCGCATTCCGGTGGGTAGCCGCACGCCACCGAGTCAGGATACTATCACCGCCTATATCCTTTCCAACGGTGTGCATACCGACATTGTGCTACCCGTGCGCACTCCGCAAATCGACTGGAGCGAAATAATCCCCTATACCGATACGCCGGCCTCCGATACCACCATGAATTACGTGGGCTTTGGTTGGGGCGATAAGGGCTTTTACCTCGATACGCCTACCTGGGCCGATTTGAAAGTCAGCACGGCCTTTGAAGCTATGTTTTGGCTTAGCTCCTCGGCTATGCATACCACCTTCTACCATCGCCCCAGCGAAGGCCCCGACTGCGTGCGCATCAACCTTTCGCCCGCCGATTACGCCCGCCTTATTCAGTTCATCAAAACCAGCTTCCGCTACGATGCGCAGGGTAGGGTGCAGCACATTGCCGGCCACAGCTACGGCCGCTACGATGCCTTTTATGAGGCGAAGCGCGTGTACAACTTGTTCTATACCTGCAATACCTGGGCAAACGACGGCCTGAAAGTAGCGAACCAAAAAGCCGCCCTCTGGACACCGTTTGATTCGGGTATTTTTTATCAGTATCGGTAA
- a CDS encoding carbonic anhydrase yields the protein MITYEQIFENNRQWVANNEATAPDFLKRLAADQRPDYLYIGCSDSRVTAEELMGVAPGEAFVHRNIANMVINIDLNVMSVIEYAVLHLGVKHIVVCGHYGCGGVKAAMQPKDLGIMNPWLRNIRDVYRLHHTELDAIEDTDARYDRLVELNVQEQCVNVIKTAVLQQAYLKKGYPIVHGWVFDLKSGLLKDLNLDFEHILHDIQDIYNLSEETLYGSKSTEALEIGQEGKVEGSR from the coding sequence ATGATTACATACGAACAGATTTTTGAAAACAACCGCCAGTGGGTGGCCAATAATGAGGCAACGGCTCCGGACTTTCTGAAGCGCTTGGCTGCCGATCAGCGCCCTGACTATCTCTACATCGGGTGCAGCGACTCGCGCGTGACAGCCGAAGAGCTGATGGGCGTGGCTCCCGGTGAGGCTTTTGTGCACCGCAACATTGCCAACATGGTAATTAACATTGACTTAAATGTCATGTCGGTGATTGAGTACGCTGTGTTGCACTTGGGTGTGAAGCACATTGTGGTGTGTGGGCACTACGGTTGCGGCGGCGTGAAAGCAGCTATGCAACCCAAAGATCTGGGCATTATGAATCCCTGGCTGCGTAATATCCGCGACGTATACCGTCTGCACCACACCGAGCTGGATGCCATCGAGGACACTGATGCTCGCTACGACCGGCTGGTAGAACTGAACGTGCAGGAGCAGTGCGTCAACGTAATTAAGACGGCTGTGCTGCAGCAAGCCTACCTCAAAAAAGGCTACCCTATCGTACACGGTTGGGTGTTCGATTTGAAATCGGGGCTGTTGAAAGACCTGAACTTAGACTTTGAGCACATTCTGCACGATATTCAGGATATCTATAACCTAAGCGAAGAAACGCTGTATGGTAGCAAAAGCACTGAGGCGTTAGAAATCGGACAAGAGGGTAAGGTGGAAGGCAGTCGCTAA
- a CDS encoding aconitate hydratase: MAFDLEMIQAVYAGMGQRIEAARAAVGRPLTLTEKILYAHLYGGDVKQAYERGVSYVDFAPDRVAMQDATAQMALLQFMQAGKPKVAVPSTVHCDHLIQAKDGASEDLATANDENKEVYDFLASVSNKYGIGFWKPGAGIIHQVVLENYAFPGGMMIGTDSHTPNAGGLGMIAIGVGGADAVDVMAGMAWELKFPKVIGVKLTGKLSGWASAKDVILKVAGILTVKGGTGAIVEYFGEGADNLSCTGKGTICNMGAEIGATTSVFGYDDKMADYLRSTDRADVAELANGIRQHLRADDEVYQDSEKYFDQLIEINLSELEPYVNGPFTPDAAWPISQFAAAVKEHGWPEKLEVGLIGSCTNSSYEDITRAASIAEQAVQKGLSVNAEFTVTPGSEQVRYTVARDGLLDTFAQMGGVVLANACGPCIGQWARHTDDPKRKNSIITSFNRNFAKRNDGNPNTHAFVASPEIVTAFAIAGDLTFNPLTDTLPTKDGQQVKLDEPLGVELPAQGFAVEDAGFQAPAEDGSGVQVVVDPASERLELLEPFKAWEGTDLKGLRLLIKAKGKCTTDHISMAGPWLKYRGHLDNISNNMLIGATNAFNDETNSVRDFVVQGEGYNTVPQAARSYKSMGIGTVVVGDENYGEGSSREHAAMEPRHLGVRAVIVKSFARIHETNLKKQGMLALTFADKNDYNLIEEADTIDIIGLTDFQPGKSLQARLHHADGDTDLITLNHTYNEGQIEWFKAGSALNLIRLQESGQAPTHTAGNLV, from the coding sequence ATGGCGTTTGACTTAGAAATGATTCAGGCCGTGTACGCCGGTATGGGCCAGCGCATCGAAGCCGCCCGTGCCGCCGTTGGCCGCCCGCTCACACTGACCGAAAAAATCCTGTACGCTCACCTCTACGGCGGCGACGTAAAACAGGCTTACGAGCGGGGCGTTTCCTACGTCGATTTCGCTCCCGACCGCGTGGCCATGCAGGATGCTACCGCCCAAATGGCGCTGCTCCAGTTTATGCAGGCTGGTAAGCCCAAGGTAGCCGTGCCCAGCACCGTACACTGCGACCACCTGATCCAAGCCAAAGATGGCGCTTCGGAAGACTTGGCTACGGCCAACGATGAAAACAAGGAAGTATACGATTTCCTGGCGTCGGTGTCCAATAAATACGGCATCGGCTTCTGGAAGCCCGGCGCCGGTATCATTCACCAGGTAGTACTGGAAAACTACGCTTTCCCCGGCGGCATGATGATCGGGACGGACTCGCACACGCCCAACGCGGGCGGCCTCGGCATGATTGCCATTGGGGTAGGCGGTGCCGATGCGGTAGACGTGATGGCCGGCATGGCTTGGGAACTGAAGTTCCCGAAAGTAATTGGCGTGAAGCTGACCGGCAAGCTGTCGGGCTGGGCTTCGGCTAAAGACGTGATTCTGAAAGTAGCGGGTATTCTGACCGTAAAAGGCGGTACCGGCGCTATCGTAGAATACTTCGGCGAGGGTGCCGACAACCTGAGCTGCACCGGCAAAGGGACCATCTGCAACATGGGTGCTGAAATCGGGGCTACTACCTCGGTGTTTGGCTACGATGATAAGATGGCCGACTACCTGCGCTCCACCGACCGTGCCGACGTAGCCGAGCTGGCTAATGGCATCCGTCAGCACCTGCGCGCCGACGACGAAGTGTACCAGGATTCGGAGAAATACTTCGATCAGCTGATTGAAATCAACCTGTCGGAGCTGGAGCCTTACGTGAACGGTCCGTTCACACCAGACGCCGCCTGGCCGATTTCGCAGTTTGCTGCTGCCGTGAAAGAGCACGGCTGGCCCGAAAAGCTGGAGGTAGGCCTGATTGGCTCCTGCACCAACTCTTCGTACGAGGACATCACTCGCGCCGCCAGCATTGCCGAGCAGGCAGTACAAAAGGGCCTGTCGGTGAATGCCGAATTCACCGTAACGCCCGGCTCGGAGCAGGTGCGCTACACGGTAGCCCGCGACGGTCTACTCGACACCTTCGCCCAGATGGGCGGCGTGGTGCTGGCCAACGCCTGCGGTCCGTGCATCGGCCAGTGGGCCCGTCACACCGACGACCCTAAGCGCAAGAACTCCATCATCACCTCGTTCAACCGCAACTTTGCCAAGCGCAACGACGGCAACCCCAACACGCACGCGTTTGTGGCCTCGCCCGAAATCGTAACGGCTTTCGCCATTGCCGGTGATTTGACCTTCAACCCCCTTACCGACACCCTACCCACCAAAGACGGCCAGCAGGTGAAGCTGGACGAGCCGCTGGGGGTAGAGCTGCCTGCGCAAGGCTTTGCCGTGGAAGACGCTGGCTTCCAGGCGCCTGCCGAAGATGGTTCGGGCGTGCAGGTAGTAGTAGATCCTGCGTCCGAGCGTCTGGAGTTGCTGGAGCCCTTCAAGGCGTGGGAAGGCACCGATCTGAAAGGATTGCGTTTGCTCATCAAAGCCAAAGGCAAGTGCACCACCGACCACATCTCGATGGCCGGCCCCTGGTTGAAATACCGTGGTCACTTGGACAACATCTCCAACAACATGCTCATCGGCGCTACCAATGCCTTCAACGATGAGACCAACTCAGTGCGCGACTTCGTGGTGCAAGGTGAGGGCTACAACACCGTACCGCAGGCTGCTCGTAGCTACAAGAGCATGGGCATCGGCACGGTGGTAGTAGGCGACGAGAACTACGGCGAAGGCAGCTCGCGCGAGCACGCTGCCATGGAGCCCCGCCACCTAGGCGTGCGCGCTGTGATTGTGAAGTCGTTTGCTCGCATCCACGAAACCAACCTGAAAAAGCAGGGGATGCTGGCTCTCACGTTTGCCGATAAGAACGACTACAACCTGATTGAGGAGGCTGACACCATCGACATCATCGGTCTGACGGACTTCCAGCCCGGTAAGTCGCTGCAGGCCCGCCTGCACCACGCCGATGGCGACACCGACCTCATCACCCTCAACCACACCTACAACGAGGGACAGATTGAGTGGTTTAAAGCCGGCTCGGCCCTGAACCTGATCCGCTTGCAAGAGTCGGGCCAGGCGCCTACCCATACGGCTGGTAACTTGGTGTAA
- a CDS encoding outer membrane protein assembly factor BamE — translation MKLYATLAAAALLLGACTAQESYKNAVSCAEVTVGMTQEQVRHLMGEPTGDDATSSGHTWSYLFGSATDTQPIRVMFDASGKVTGKECAPEASGKERPTGN, via the coding sequence ATGAAATTATACGCCACGCTCGCCGCCGCGGCCCTGCTATTGGGCGCCTGCACTGCGCAGGAGAGCTACAAAAACGCCGTTAGCTGCGCCGAGGTAACGGTGGGCATGACGCAGGAACAGGTGCGCCACCTCATGGGCGAGCCCACCGGCGACGACGCCACCAGCAGCGGCCACACGTGGTCCTACCTCTTCGGCAGCGCCACCGACACGCAGCCTATTCGGGTTATGTTTGACGCCAGCGGCAAGGTAACGGGCAAGGAATGTGCCCCTGAGGCCTCGGGCAAAGAGCGCCCCACAGGCAACTAA
- a CDS encoding S8 family peptidase produces MLLPLRAIRYFLLICWLLPTLRVAAQGPNPATPSAPTVQPGRLVFRLKPELRHLATATTIAEPTLTAALQRLGATQLHQKFSNTLLPDPEKPESVDISLIYEIRLPTPTDLDRVRHLLQTTGAVLYAEPLYYYAPLSQPNDPLADSTRADGQYYLRNIRAYSAWNITKGDTTVVIGISDTGTYFDHEDLGQVKYNYADPIDGIDNDNDGYVDNFRGWDLADNDNNPYVDAQLSPQKHGAWVTGIAAGTPDNARGIAGVGYNCRYLPLKIYPSTARGAFAGYEAMVYAAEHGCRVLNLSWGGVGNRSQFEQDVISYVAVNRDVVIVAAAGNTDAELDFYPASYDHVVSVTGLETNNIKGSLTYSRNVDLCAPGTSIVTTAGDAPGGYATLGGSSFASPIAAGVAALVRSRFPTYSAAQVVAQLRATANPDIYTLPGNAAYAGKMGTGRLDAYRAVLTTDARAVRVVRSQSIRTAAGEQELEIEVQNLLQPVTNLRVAIASLSPYLTTTADVFGVAALPTLGRATNIDKPFRLTVAANTPPNTKVLIECRLIADNGYQATQYLTVVVNPGYVVLDANDLRLTLTSQGTLGYDNPASGIGEGVTYRQGSSLLYEGGLVVATSPTRVSNQVRGTKGTDHDFYIRSQTLFSRPTRATQEVQGVFQDSLPSATRTYTVGVRVRQHAYAWAAAPARNYVLLQYRLTNMTSDTLKPLYAGLFMDWDLPRDAARNVAQWDAGRSLGYVYSVVTPDLYAGVQVLEGGAPAYYAINNAATTGLVAPASDGFSRAEKFAGLSNGTTHASAGLPYGADVSQLIGAKLRALPPGDSTTLTLAVLGASSLAELQSAADEARLRFTQVLPTRTQTPAVAWQAYPNPTAEKLYVEIPAAFAPVDVRLFNQTGAMVLRQAGAARTTLDVHSYPAGLYLLQIRSASGTTLSQKVIIQP; encoded by the coding sequence ATGCTGCTACCGCTACGTGCTATTCGCTACTTTCTGTTGATTTGCTGGCTGCTACCTACCTTGCGGGTGGCAGCCCAAGGGCCCAACCCAGCTACTCCCTCGGCCCCAACCGTGCAGCCGGGCCGGTTGGTTTTTCGTCTGAAACCGGAACTCCGCCATCTGGCTACGGCCACTACCATTGCTGAGCCTACTCTGACAGCCGCGCTACAACGGCTCGGGGCCACGCAGCTGCACCAAAAATTCAGCAACACGCTTCTGCCCGACCCTGAGAAGCCTGAATCGGTCGATATCAGCCTGATTTACGAAATCCGGCTGCCTACCCCCACGGACCTCGACCGGGTACGGCACCTGCTGCAAACTACCGGCGCCGTTTTATACGCCGAGCCGCTGTACTACTACGCGCCCCTCTCCCAGCCCAACGACCCCCTGGCCGACTCTACCCGTGCCGATGGGCAGTACTACCTGCGCAACATCCGGGCGTACAGCGCCTGGAATATCACCAAGGGCGATACAACCGTTGTTATCGGCATTTCTGACACCGGCACCTATTTCGACCACGAAGACCTGGGGCAGGTGAAATACAACTATGCCGATCCGATTGATGGTATTGACAATGACAATGATGGCTACGTAGATAATTTCCGGGGCTGGGATTTGGCCGATAATGATAATAACCCGTACGTCGACGCGCAGCTTAGCCCGCAAAAGCACGGGGCATGGGTTACCGGAATAGCCGCCGGCACGCCCGATAATGCCCGGGGTATTGCTGGCGTGGGCTATAACTGTCGCTACCTACCCCTCAAAATATACCCCAGTACGGCACGGGGCGCTTTTGCCGGCTACGAGGCTATGGTATACGCCGCTGAGCACGGTTGCCGGGTGCTAAACCTGTCGTGGGGCGGGGTAGGCAATCGTTCTCAATTTGAGCAGGATGTCATCAGCTACGTTGCCGTAAACCGCGACGTAGTGATTGTGGCTGCGGCCGGCAACACGGATGCTGAGTTAGACTTTTACCCAGCCAGCTACGACCATGTGGTGTCGGTAACAGGCCTGGAGACGAACAATATAAAAGGCAGCCTGACGTATAGCCGCAACGTTGACCTATGCGCACCGGGGACAAGTATTGTGACCACAGCAGGCGACGCGCCGGGCGGATACGCAACATTGGGCGGGTCATCTTTTGCTTCGCCTATTGCAGCAGGCGTGGCGGCGCTGGTGCGTAGCCGGTTTCCTACCTATTCGGCCGCCCAGGTAGTTGCGCAGTTGCGCGCCACAGCTAACCCCGACATCTATACCCTACCCGGCAACGCAGCCTATGCGGGTAAGATGGGCACCGGCCGGCTGGACGCGTACCGGGCAGTGTTGACTACTGATGCGCGCGCCGTACGGGTAGTGCGCAGTCAATCTATACGCACCGCGGCAGGGGAGCAGGAGCTGGAAATAGAGGTGCAGAACCTTTTGCAGCCGGTGACCAACCTGCGAGTAGCCATTGCATCGCTCTCGCCCTACCTTACGACTACTGCCGATGTGTTTGGCGTGGCTGCCCTGCCTACCCTTGGCAGAGCCACCAACATCGATAAGCCTTTCCGGCTAACTGTTGCTGCCAATACACCGCCTAATACCAAAGTGCTCATCGAGTGCCGGTTGATAGCTGATAACGGCTATCAGGCAACACAGTATCTGACGGTGGTGGTGAACCCCGGCTATGTGGTGCTCGATGCCAACGACCTGCGGCTTACCCTAACCAGCCAGGGCACCTTAGGCTATGACAATCCCGCTTCCGGCATTGGCGAGGGCGTCACGTACCGCCAGGGCAGCTCGCTGCTGTACGAGGGGGGACTGGTAGTGGCTACTTCTCCCACACGGGTTTCCAACCAAGTGCGCGGCACCAAGGGTACCGACCACGATTTCTACATCCGTAGCCAGACACTGTTCAGCCGTCCTACGCGGGCTACGCAGGAAGTGCAGGGCGTTTTTCAGGACTCTCTACCCAGTGCCACGCGCACCTATACGGTGGGCGTGCGAGTGCGCCAGCACGCCTACGCTTGGGCTGCTGCCCCCGCCCGCAACTACGTATTGCTCCAGTATCGGCTTACCAATATGACCTCCGATACCTTGAAGCCGCTCTATGCGGGCTTGTTCATGGATTGGGACCTGCCACGCGATGCGGCCCGCAATGTAGCCCAGTGGGATGCTGGTCGTTCTCTGGGATACGTGTATAGCGTAGTCACGCCTGATTTGTACGCAGGGGTGCAAGTGCTTGAAGGCGGCGCACCTGCTTATTATGCCATTAATAATGCAGCTACTACCGGCTTAGTAGCCCCCGCTAGCGATGGATTCAGCCGTGCCGAGAAGTTTGCCGGCCTTAGCAACGGTACTACTCACGCCAGCGCGGGCTTACCCTATGGGGCTGATGTTTCGCAACTAATAGGCGCTAAGCTCCGTGCCCTGCCTCCCGGCGACTCTACTACCCTAACGCTGGCAGTACTTGGCGCCTCGTCTTTAGCGGAGTTGCAATCCGCTGCCGACGAGGCCCGACTGCGCTTTACTCAAGTGCTGCCTACCCGCACGCAAACGCCTGCGGTTGCCTGGCAGGCCTACCCAAATCCCACTGCTGAAAAGCTGTACGTAGAAATTCCAGCAGCCTTTGCTCCTGTCGACGTCCGTTTGTTTAACCAGACAGGTGCTATGGTGCTGCGGCAGGCCGGCGCAGCTCGTACTACCTTGGATGTGCACTCCTATCCGGCTGGGCTCTACTTGTTGCAGATACGTTCGGCTAGCGGTACTACGCTTTCTCAGAAGGTAATCATTCAGCCTTGA
- a CDS encoding TlpA disulfide reductase family protein: protein MSVFQKLLLGVGISLSMTACNSGSGDRTPADTATSKPTGPLRVGPWRGVLTAQGQQIPFLFEVEQDSANRPVVYLRNGEERLKLDEITTAGDSTTIRLGVFDAALVVRPAGDGQLTGTWVKYDGKEPYRVPFTAQLGGQQLFLSKQQIDPADFNGTWSVTFRGEKPEDSYPAVGVFKQKGHDVTGTFLTTTGDYRYLAGQANGDTLRLSTFDGSHGFLFTAAKQADGKLQGDFYAGKSGHETWVANLDPNAKLPNADSLAGMKPGEKKLTFKFPSVLEGGSISPSDPKYQGKVVVVQLLGSWCPNCMDETNFLAPWYEKNKQRGVEIIGLGYERTPDQKIAAEKLRKMKQRFNVGYDVAVAGVADKDAAAKSLPQVEKVLAFPTTIFLDKKGEVRKIHTGFSGPGTGKYYDQEVAEFNKTIDQLLAEK, encoded by the coding sequence ATGTCTGTATTTCAGAAGCTCCTTTTGGGGGTTGGCATTTCCCTCTCCATGACCGCCTGCAACTCTGGTTCCGGCGACCGTACACCCGCTGACACGGCTACCAGTAAGCCCACTGGTCCGCTACGGGTAGGACCGTGGCGCGGCGTGCTGACGGCCCAAGGCCAGCAAATTCCGTTTTTGTTTGAGGTAGAGCAAGACTCGGCCAACCGGCCTGTGGTGTATCTGCGCAACGGCGAGGAGCGCCTGAAGCTGGATGAAATCACGACGGCCGGCGATTCCACCACCATCCGGTTGGGCGTATTTGATGCTGCCCTAGTGGTACGCCCTGCCGGCGACGGCCAACTGACCGGCACCTGGGTGAAATACGATGGCAAAGAGCCTTACCGCGTGCCCTTCACGGCGCAGCTAGGCGGGCAACAGCTGTTTCTGAGCAAACAGCAAATAGATCCGGCTGATTTTAATGGAACCTGGAGCGTGACGTTTCGGGGGGAGAAACCCGAGGACTCCTACCCAGCGGTGGGCGTGTTCAAGCAAAAGGGCCACGATGTAACGGGTACCTTCCTGACTACCACCGGCGACTACCGCTACCTGGCCGGCCAGGCTAATGGCGACACATTGCGCCTCTCTACCTTCGATGGCAGCCACGGCTTCCTGTTCACAGCAGCCAAGCAAGCCGATGGCAAGCTGCAAGGCGACTTCTACGCCGGTAAATCTGGGCACGAAACCTGGGTAGCTAACCTCGACCCCAATGCTAAGCTACCCAACGCCGACTCGCTGGCCGGCATGAAGCCCGGGGAGAAAAAGCTGACGTTCAAGTTTCCTAGTGTGCTGGAAGGCGGTAGCATTTCGCCCTCCGATCCTAAGTACCAGGGCAAGGTAGTGGTGGTGCAGCTGCTGGGCTCGTGGTGCCCCAACTGCATGGACGAAACCAACTTCCTGGCCCCCTGGTATGAGAAAAACAAGCAGCGCGGGGTCGAAATCATCGGCTTAGGCTACGAGCGCACGCCCGACCAGAAAATTGCTGCTGAGAAGCTGCGCAAGATGAAGCAGCGCTTTAACGTAGGCTACGACGTGGCCGTGGCCGGCGTGGCCGACAAGGACGCCGCTGCTAAATCCCTACCCCAGGTAGAAAAAGTACTGGCCTTCCCAACCACTATTTTCCTGGACAAAAAGGGCGAAGTACGCAAGATTCACACGGGTTTCTCTGGCCCCGGCACCGGCAAATACTACGACCAGGAAGTGGCCGAGTTCAACAAGACCATTGACCAGCTGCTGGCCGAAAAGTAG
- a CDS encoding GNAT family N-acetyltransferase — MSVSTLPFSLVQTPPLVPLLETTDLRLRAPQPTDLPEATAIHADPAFYRFLGNKPSSEEEVWRRLLGQLGHWAMLGYGSWTIEEKATGRYLGSVGFFDFQRDLTPSLKGVLEAGWVIAPHAHGRGYASQALETALAWADAHIPVDRITCIIDPGNVPSLRLAHKFEFREFARTTYHGDTIVMLERLRQG; from the coding sequence ATGTCTGTCTCTACACTACCCTTTAGTCTGGTACAAACGCCGCCGCTGGTGCCGCTGCTCGAAACGACCGATTTGCGTCTGCGTGCTCCTCAGCCAACCGACCTGCCCGAAGCCACTGCCATACACGCCGACCCGGCTTTTTATCGTTTTCTAGGCAATAAGCCAAGCTCTGAGGAAGAAGTATGGCGTCGGCTGCTCGGGCAACTGGGGCATTGGGCTATGCTCGGCTATGGCTCCTGGACCATTGAGGAAAAAGCCACCGGGCGCTACCTTGGCTCCGTGGGCTTTTTCGATTTTCAGCGCGACCTGACCCCTTCGCTCAAAGGCGTACTCGAAGCCGGGTGGGTAATTGCGCCCCACGCGCACGGCCGCGGCTACGCCTCGCAAGCCTTGGAAACTGCCCTGGCCTGGGCCGATGCGCATATCCCTGTAGACCGCATCACGTGCATCATTGACCCCGGAAACGTGCCCTCTCTCCGACTTGCCCACAAGTTTGAGTTTCGAGAGTTTGCACGCACTACCTACCACGGCGATACCATTGTGATGCTGGAGCGGCTACGGCAAGGGTAG
- a CDS encoding dicarboxylate/amino acid:cation symporter → MKKIYHNLTFQVLTAIALGILVGALFPEVGAALKPIGDTFINLIKMLIAPIIFLTVVLGIGNMGDLKKVGRVGGKAILYFEIITTFALVIGVGAANLTQPGRGIDTSSVAAQASKTAEYAEKGANMDWVAFFTHIVPDSFVGAFAESDVLQVLLIAVLFGLALSKVKADISAPVISMFEKLSQIFFAVLGLVMKLAPLGAFGGMAFTIGKYGLDTLLPLAKLMLTVYGTMALFIFGVLGLVAWRYKFSVLTLLGFIKEELLIVLGTSSSESALPLLIDKLETFGCSRSVAGLVIPTGYSFNLDGTTIYLSISAIFLAQAFGIDLSLTQQLTIIGILMLTSKGAAGVTGSGFIVLASTLAATKVIPVEGMALLLGVDRFMSEARAITNIIGNAVATVVIAKSENEFDEEKNRLALAGRIKPEAQEVAEE, encoded by the coding sequence ATGAAAAAAATTTACCACAACCTCACATTTCAGGTTCTTACAGCCATTGCGCTGGGCATTTTGGTGGGTGCGCTCTTCCCGGAGGTAGGCGCGGCGCTGAAGCCCATTGGCGACACGTTTATCAACCTGATCAAAATGCTGATTGCCCCCATCATCTTCCTGACGGTGGTGCTAGGCATTGGCAACATGGGCGACCTGAAAAAGGTGGGGCGCGTGGGCGGCAAGGCCATCTTGTATTTCGAAATCATCACCACGTTTGCGCTGGTGATTGGGGTAGGCGCGGCCAACCTCACCCAGCCTGGCCGCGGCATCGATACCAGCAGCGTGGCTGCGCAGGCCAGCAAAACTGCCGAGTACGCCGAAAAGGGCGCCAACATGGACTGGGTGGCCTTCTTCACCCACATCGTACCCGACAGCTTTGTGGGAGCCTTTGCCGAAAGCGACGTGCTGCAAGTGCTGCTGATTGCGGTGCTATTTGGTCTAGCCCTGAGCAAAGTGAAAGCTGATATCAGCGCGCCGGTTATCAGCATGTTTGAGAAGCTGAGTCAGATCTTTTTTGCGGTGCTGGGCCTGGTGATGAAGCTGGCGCCGCTGGGTGCTTTCGGCGGCATGGCCTTCACCATCGGCAAGTATGGCCTCGACACGCTCCTACCCCTGGCCAAGCTCATGCTGACGGTGTATGGCACCATGGCCTTATTTATCTTCGGGGTGTTGGGGCTGGTGGCGTGGCGCTACAAATTCAGTGTCCTGACCCTGCTGGGCTTTATCAAGGAAGAGCTGTTGATTGTGCTGGGCACGTCGTCGTCGGAGTCGGCCCTACCCCTGCTCATCGACAAGCTTGAAACATTCGGCTGCTCGCGCTCCGTGGCCGGTCTGGTCATTCCCACGGGTTACTCGTTCAACCTCGATGGCACCACTATCTACCTGTCTATCTCGGCTATTTTCCTGGCCCAGGCCTTCGGCATCGACCTTTCTTTGACACAACAGCTCACCATCATCGGCATTCTGATGCTTACCAGCAAGGGCGCGGCGGGCGTCACGGGGTCGGGCTTTATCGTGCTGGCCTCTACCCTGGCCGCCACCAAGGTTATTCCGGTAGAGGGCATGGCCCTGCTGCTGGGCGTAGACCGATTTATGTCGGAGGCGAGGGCCATTACCAACATCATCGGCAACGCGGTGGCTACGGTGGTCATTGCCAAGAGCGAGAACGAGTTTGACGAGGAAAAGAACCGCCTTGCTTTGGCCGGTCGTATCAAACCTGAGGCGCAGGAAGTAGCAGAGGAGTAG